The Falco naumanni isolate bFalNau1 chromosome 1, bFalNau1.pat, whole genome shotgun sequence genome window below encodes:
- the SLC5A1 gene encoding sodium/glucose cotransporter 1 — protein sequence MEPNIRINNPADISVIVIYFVVVLAVGLWAMYSTNRGTVGGFFLAGRSMVWWPIGASLFASNIGSGHFVGIAGTAAAGGIAIGGYEWNALIFVVVLGWLFVPIYIKAGVVTMPEYLKKRFGGKRIQVYLSVLSLILYVFTKISADIFSGAVFIQLAIGLNLYVAIIILLAITALYTITGGLAAVIYTDTLQTFIMVVGSFILMGFAFVEVGGYDAFMKKYMESIPSNISYGNITINSECYTPRQDAFHIFRDAVTGDLPWPGLIFGLSIIALWYWCTDQVIVQRCLSGKNMSHVKAGCIMCGYLKLLPMFIIVMPGMISRILYTDVVACVVPEVCQQYCGTAVGCTNIAYPKLVVELMPDGLRGLMLSVMLASLMSSLTSIFNSASTLFTMDIYTKIRSRPSEKELMLAGRAFMLLLIGISIAWVPVVQSAQGGQLFDYIQSVTSYLGPPIAAVFLLAVFCKRVNEEGAFWGLMVGLLAGLSRMIAEFAYGTGSCVNPSNCPFIICGIHYLYFAMILFGVSAIVILGVSFMTKPIPDVHLYRLCWSLRNSKEERIDLDADEEQDKADEKDEESVNEESEEEPGCFRKAYNWFCGLDQQKGPKLSKEEEEALKKKLTDTSEVPLWRNVVNINGIILLAVAVFCHAFFA from the exons atTGGTGCTTCTCTGTTTGCCAGTAACATTGGCAGTGGACATTTTGTGGGAAtagcaggaacagcagcagctggaggaattGCCATTGGAGGATATGAATGGAAT GCTCTGATATTTGTGGTTGTTCTAGGATGGCTGTTTGTGCCCATCTACATCAAAGCTGGG GTGGTGACAATGCCAGAGTATCTGAAGAAGCGTTTTGGTGGGAAACGGATTCAGGTCTACCTGTCAGTCCTTTCTCTGATCCTGTATGTTTTCACAAAGATCTCA gcAGACATATTCTCTGGAGCTGTATTTATACAGCTGGCCATAGGGCTGAATCTTTATGTGGCCATAATCATCCTGCTTGCTATTACTGCTCTTTACACCATCACAG GTGGCCTTGCAGCTGTGATTTACACTGACACCCTACAAACATTTATCATGGTAGTGGGATCCTTTATTCTCATGGGATTTG catttgttgAAGTAGGGGGGTATGATGCTTTCATGAAGAAGTACATGGAATCAATTCCATCCAATATCTCCTATGGGAATATTACAATTAATTCAGAATGCTACACTCCTCGGCAGGATGCCTTTCACATCTTCCGAGATGCCGTCACTGGAGATTTGCCATGGCCAGGGCTCATCTTTGGTCTGAGCATCATTGCTTTGTGGTACTGGTGCACCGATCAG GTTATTGTCCAAAGATGTCTCTCTGGCAAGAATATGTCCCATGTGAAGGCCGGTTGTATCATGTGTGGCTACCTGAAACTCTTGCCCATGTTTATTATAGTGATGCCTGGAATGATCAGCCGAATTTTGTATACAG ATGTGGTGGCTTGTGTTGTGCCTGAAGTCTGTCAGCAGTACTGTGGCACTGCAGTTGGCTGTACAAATATTGCTTATCCAAAACTAGTAGTAGAGCTTATGCCAGATG GTCTGCGGGGTCTGATGTTGTCAGTCATGTTGGCCTCCCTTATGAGCTCCCTGACTTCCATTTTTAACAGTGCTAGTACTTTGTTCACTATGGACATTTACACCAAAATTCGGTCGCGACCATCTGAGAAGGAGCTCATGTTAGCTGGAAG GGCATTTATGTTACTTTTAATTGGCATCAGCATTGCCTGGGTTCCTGTGGTGCAGTCAGCTCAAGGTGGGCAGCTCTTCGATTATATTCAGTCAGTTACTAGCTACCTGGGACCTCCCATTGCTGCTGTCTTCCTGCTTGCTGTCTTCTGCAAGCGGGTCAATGAGGAG GGTGCCTTCTGGGGCCTGATGGTTGGGCTGCTAGCTGGACTCAGTAGGATGATTGCAGAGTTTGCCTATGGAACTGGCAGCTGTGTGAACCCTTCCAACTGCCCATTCATCATCTGTGGGATTCACTACCTTTATTTTGCGATGATTCTTTTTGGGGTTTCTGCCATCGTCATCCTGGGAGTCTCCTTCATGACTAAGCCCATTCCTGATGTACAT CTTTACCGCTTGTGCTGGTCTTTGCGGAACAGCAAAGAAGAACGTATTGATCTTGATGCAGATGAAGAGCAGGACAAAGCTGATGAAAAAGATGAGGAATCAG TTAATGAGGAAAGTGAAGAAGAACCGGGATGCTTTAGGAAAGCGTACAACTGGTTCTGTGGCTTAGATCAACAAAAAGGACCCAAACTGagcaaggaggaagaagaagcactgaagaagaaattgaCAGACACAAGCGAAGTGCCACTTTGGAGAAATGTTGTGAATATCAATGGCATCATCCTGTTGGCTGTGGCTGTATTTTGCCATGCCTTCTTTGCATAA